One genomic segment of Actinoplanes ianthinogenes includes these proteins:
- a CDS encoding PadR family transcriptional regulator, giving the protein MALEHAILVSLLEQPGSGYELARRFERSIGRFWTATHQQIYRVLKRMEADGWVTAVDVGQDGRPDKRDFTVSAAGREVLTGWLHEPVQPEAVRHDLAVKVRGAAFDDPAGRAALIDEVVRYRAEHEELLARYLAGEKRDFPDISSLRAGERLQHVVLRGGIAYERMLLDWLDEVLITLRHLREES; this is encoded by the coding sequence ATGGCGCTGGAGCACGCGATCCTGGTCTCCCTGCTGGAGCAGCCCGGATCCGGATATGAGCTGGCCCGCCGCTTCGAGCGGTCCATCGGCCGCTTCTGGACCGCCACCCACCAGCAGATCTACCGGGTGCTGAAGCGGATGGAGGCGGACGGCTGGGTCACCGCCGTCGACGTCGGGCAGGACGGCCGGCCGGACAAGCGCGACTTCACCGTCTCGGCGGCCGGCCGCGAGGTGCTCACCGGGTGGCTGCACGAGCCGGTGCAGCCCGAGGCGGTGCGGCACGATCTGGCGGTGAAGGTGCGCGGCGCCGCCTTCGACGACCCGGCCGGGCGGGCCGCGCTGATCGACGAGGTCGTGCGTTACCGCGCCGAGCACGAGGAGTTGCTGGCGCGCTATCTCGCCGGCGAGAAACGCGACTTCCCCGATATTTCGTCCTTGCGCGCCGGCGAGCGGTTGCAGCATGTCGTGCTGCGCGGCGGCATCGCCTACGAGCGGATGCTGCTCGACTGGCTGGACGAGGTCCTCATCACGCTCCGTCATCTCCGAGAGGAATCCTGA
- a CDS encoding GntR family transcriptional regulator has protein sequence MTIQLRVDTTLPVPPYEQIRAQLAQLIEHGALPPRERLPPVRQLAADLGLAVGTVARAYRELELAGLIVSRRGGGTRVTDAPPVRHDQLLDLRAADYVTAARRLGATDEQLLTAVQKILGGRTPSR, from the coding sequence ATGACCATCCAGCTCCGGGTCGACACCACGCTCCCGGTCCCGCCCTACGAGCAGATCCGCGCCCAGCTCGCCCAGCTCATCGAGCACGGCGCCCTCCCGCCTCGGGAGCGCCTCCCCCCGGTCCGCCAGCTGGCCGCCGACCTGGGTCTGGCCGTCGGCACGGTAGCCCGCGCCTACCGCGAGCTCGAACTGGCCGGCCTGATCGTCTCCCGCCGTGGCGGCGGCACCCGGGTGACCGATGCGCCACCGGTGCGCCACGACCAGCTGCTCGACCTCCGGGCGGCCGACTACGTCACGGCGGCCCGCCGGCTCGGTGCGACCGACGAGCAGCTGCTCACCGCCGTACAGAAAATCCTCGGAGGCCGAACGCCCTCCCGATGA
- a CDS encoding AMP-dependent synthetase/ligase, with protein sequence MDSVAQRCSATAEGLTVPTLLHRNATEFGDLPALSTLGVPGALTWRELRDRVAAIARGLSELGLGAGDRMLIMMSSRVEHWLVDLAAVHLGAIPSTVYATLAPAQLGYLAEHSGARILVLEREADLAKWTPLPKHVEHVLVLDRDLPRIAARPADPETFTKTWRAVRPDQPVTLLYTSGTTGDPKGVVLTHHNVIYQSVVLEATVPTPDHAASLAYLPLAHIAERMLGVYNAIYRAGHVTICPDPAQLLAGLISVRPVSFFGVPRIWEKFVAGIQAQLAAADPAVRNAVETAREVALQAHKLREAGQPLPPELTTRLDLVDTRVLRPLRAGLGLDNVLWPGSGAAPIPVEVLLYLAGIGIDVLEVWGMTETTGTATINTPDSFRTGTVGRVNPGMELRLAEDGEILVRGPLVCAGYLLPDGGVEPVTDADGWLATGDVGTLDADGFLTITDRKKELIINSAGKNIAPAQIENLLRAHPLIAQAVAIGDRRPYVTALIVLDEETAQAWAARQGLDLALADLAVHPALLAEITAAVGAANDRLSRPEQVKRFHVLPDGWTPETGELTPTLKLRRRIVQERYAAAIDALYVQES encoded by the coding sequence ATGGACTCCGTTGCCCAGCGGTGCTCCGCCACCGCAGAAGGCTTGACCGTTCCCACCCTGCTGCACCGCAACGCCACCGAGTTCGGCGACCTGCCGGCGCTCAGCACGCTCGGCGTCCCGGGTGCCCTGACCTGGCGCGAGCTGCGCGACCGGGTCGCCGCCATCGCGCGCGGCCTGTCCGAGCTCGGCCTCGGCGCCGGCGACCGCATGCTGATCATGATGTCCAGCCGGGTCGAGCACTGGCTGGTCGACCTGGCCGCCGTGCACCTCGGCGCCATCCCGTCCACCGTCTACGCCACCCTCGCGCCGGCCCAGCTCGGTTACCTGGCCGAGCACAGCGGCGCCCGCATCCTGGTCCTCGAGCGCGAAGCCGACCTGGCCAAGTGGACCCCGCTGCCGAAACACGTCGAGCACGTTCTGGTGCTCGACCGGGACCTGCCGCGGATCGCCGCCCGGCCCGCCGACCCGGAGACCTTCACGAAGACTTGGCGCGCGGTGCGGCCGGACCAGCCGGTCACCCTGCTCTACACCTCAGGCACCACCGGCGACCCGAAAGGCGTGGTGCTCACCCACCACAACGTGATCTACCAGTCGGTGGTGCTGGAGGCGACGGTCCCGACACCGGACCACGCGGCGTCGCTGGCGTACCTGCCGCTCGCGCACATCGCGGAGCGGATGCTCGGCGTCTACAACGCGATCTACCGGGCCGGGCACGTCACCATCTGCCCCGACCCCGCCCAGCTGCTCGCCGGGCTGATCAGTGTCCGGCCGGTGTCGTTCTTCGGGGTGCCGCGGATCTGGGAGAAGTTCGTGGCCGGCATCCAGGCCCAGCTCGCCGCGGCCGACCCGGCCGTCCGCAACGCCGTGGAGACGGCACGCGAGGTGGCCTTGCAGGCCCACAAGCTGCGCGAGGCCGGGCAGCCGTTGCCACCCGAGCTGACCACCCGGCTGGACCTGGTGGACACCCGCGTGCTGCGGCCGCTGCGCGCCGGGCTCGGCCTGGACAACGTGCTCTGGCCGGGCAGCGGCGCCGCGCCGATCCCCGTCGAGGTGCTGCTCTACCTCGCGGGCATCGGCATCGACGTGCTCGAGGTCTGGGGGATGACCGAGACCACCGGGACCGCCACCATCAACACCCCGGACAGCTTCCGGACCGGCACGGTCGGCCGGGTCAACCCCGGCATGGAGCTCAGGCTGGCCGAGGACGGCGAGATCCTGGTCCGCGGGCCGCTGGTGTGCGCGGGTTACCTGCTGCCGGACGGCGGCGTCGAGCCGGTCACCGACGCGGACGGCTGGCTGGCCACCGGCGATGTCGGCACCCTGGACGCCGACGGCTTCCTGACCATCACCGACCGGAAGAAGGAGCTGATCATCAACTCGGCCGGGAAGAACATCGCCCCGGCCCAGATCGAGAACCTGCTGCGGGCCCACCCGCTGATCGCGCAGGCGGTGGCGATCGGGGACCGGCGGCCGTACGTGACCGCCCTGATCGTGCTCGACGAGGAGACCGCGCAGGCCTGGGCCGCCCGGCAGGGTCTCGACCTGGCGCTCGCCGACCTGGCGGTGCACCCGGCGCTGCTCGCCGAGATCACCGCGGCGGTCGGCGCGGCCAACGACCGGCTGTCCCGCCCGGAACAGGTCAAGCGATTCCACGTGCTGCCGGACGGGTGGACGCCGGAGACCGGTGAACTCACCCCGACGCTGAAGCTGCGGCGCCGGATCGTGCAGGAGCGCTACGCGGCGGCGATCGACGCGCTTTACGTCCAGGAGTCGTGA
- a CDS encoding oxygenase MpaB family protein, which produces MPRRRWELRDRIARLDPDRDHLEIYQLSAGREFPWDYTRALEFALFRTYCVPSISRLLAATGEFRDRPQKRYDDTSLLMAEIATHGYDSPRGREALKVVNRAHGRFAISNDDMLYVLSTFIYDPIEWLGKYGWRPPHEHEKLAAFHYYREVGRRMGIREIPAGYAEFLAFKQRYEREQFVYSETNRQIGEYTVGLFAAWFPAVLRPAVRLGVRGMLDEPMLRAFGFSPAPRWVGALGDLGLRARALALRFFPPRRTSILGVSPRNRTYPGYPADYHPTDLGAEAPAPDFPAEHLRRA; this is translated from the coding sequence ATGCCGCGCCGACGCTGGGAGTTGCGGGACAGGATCGCCCGCCTGGACCCGGACCGTGACCACCTGGAGATCTATCAGCTGTCCGCGGGCCGGGAGTTTCCCTGGGACTACACCCGGGCCCTGGAGTTCGCGCTGTTCCGGACGTACTGCGTGCCGAGCATCTCCCGGCTGCTGGCGGCGACCGGAGAGTTCCGCGACCGGCCGCAGAAACGGTACGACGACACCTCCCTGCTGATGGCCGAGATCGCCACGCACGGTTACGACTCGCCGCGCGGGCGGGAGGCGCTGAAGGTCGTCAACCGGGCGCACGGCCGCTTCGCGATCAGCAACGACGACATGCTGTACGTGCTGTCCACGTTCATCTACGACCCGATCGAGTGGCTCGGCAAGTACGGCTGGCGACCGCCCCACGAGCACGAGAAACTGGCGGCCTTCCACTACTACCGCGAGGTCGGGCGGCGGATGGGCATCCGGGAGATCCCGGCCGGCTACGCCGAGTTCCTGGCGTTCAAGCAGCGCTACGAGCGTGAGCAGTTCGTCTACTCGGAGACCAACCGGCAGATCGGCGAGTACACGGTGGGCCTGTTCGCCGCCTGGTTCCCGGCCGTCCTGCGCCCGGCCGTCCGCCTCGGCGTCCGCGGCATGCTCGACGAGCCGATGCTGCGCGCCTTCGGCTTCTCACCCGCCCCACGCTGGGTCGGCGCCCTGGGTGACCTCGGCCTGCGCGCCCGGGCCCTGGCCCTGCGCTTCTTCCCGCCGCGCCGCACCTCGATCCTCGGCGTCTCCCCGCGCAACCGCACCTATCCGGGCTACCCCGCCGATTACCACCCGACCGACCTGGGCGCCGAGGCGCCCGCTCCCGACTTCCCGGCCGAACACCTCCGCCGCGCCTGA